One segment of Cutaneotrichosporon cavernicola HIS019 DNA, chromosome: 4 DNA contains the following:
- the MID1 gene encoding uncharacterized protein (Stretch-activated Ca2+-permeable channel component), whose product MLRWRSEATEATMRRSGRPRLRLRLPLVTLFLLVLLPLSLGQDQAGNTGTETSTSTSSTSSASVSSSTVRTSPTFLSRSSSSGTSTATTTRSAYEVAPTVLLADEGVTYNFTLNRTAPAFLAHFANNVTDRALGVILNIGQLAPNGSEPLPKVIVTTEDNYLPHDGRRSRTSGGSARTGYNIGEGNSWQIVWDNGFGNWTHGVDRNWNVANHSAVAPRLLIGRGINDDVILDPTLIGAGNVTVYLGYTVLDTPPGGYFDYTKVGGIDATHPYFGDSSATEALVFSPLRLADKPPQPKYPNYTLPGPELSLPDFKAILNGSEAANNNTFLFGGRAQSVTFVVLPTSSTPSELSNSAAAIRAEVALLPPADTPTVNSNGSMWTTVGGTAGFRDYVVFGNLKPSTNYTVWAVGADGITMSQPAWFTTKQATFRCPLLLPTTMCPGVGYASPLSDSPSTLSAIPQEYADFIAASLQAFEVSVLTGACGRDRYSFVSDCADCYAAYREWLCRLVLPQCAGDDVAFVDVDPSGPQSPYRLDRTLESPRNTNISSSTGTPTYPIDYFELMPCINTCTRVSQLCPSSLQWNCPRRHFNANESYAFVTGNNALGDGSANTGWPATDVYGNRWCNGLL is encoded by the coding sequence ATGCTCAGATGGCGTTCTGAGGCGACTGAGGCGACTATGCGTCGATCCGGGCGACCACGGTTGCGACTGCGACTCCCGCTCGTCACCCTTttcctccttgtcctcctaCCCCTCTCCCTAGGGCAGGACCAAGCCGGGAATACCGGAACCgagacgtcgacgtcgacatcgagcacgtcgtccgcctcggtctcgtcctccaccgTCCGAACCTCCCcgaccttcctctcccGCTCCTCTTCTAGCGGAACCTCCACTGCAACAACCACCAGGTCGGCGTACGAAGTCGCGCCGACcgtgctcctcgccgacgagggcgtgACATACAACTTTACGCTGAACCGAACAGCACCGGCGTTCCTTGCGCACTTTGCGAACAACGTGACGGACCGCGCGCTCGGTGTCATCCTCAATATCGGGCAGCTGGCACCTAACGGCTCGGAGCCGCTCCCAAAAGTCATCGTCACGACCGAGGACAATTACCTCCCTCACGACGGGCGGCGGTCGCGCACCTCTGGCGGCAGCGCGCGTACGGGATACAACATTGGCGAGGGGAACAGCTGGCAGATTGTGTGGGATAACGGCTTTGGGAACTGGACGCACGGGGTCGACCGGAACTGGAACGTTGCGAACCACAGTGCGGTCGCACCACGCCTCCTCATCGGGCGCGGGATCAACGACGATGTCATCCTCGACCCCACACTCATCGGCGCAGGGAACGTGACCGTCTACCTGGGATACACTGTGCTGGACACACCACCGGGTGGATACTTTGACTACACCAAAGTCGGGGGCATCGATGCGACACACCCGTACTTTGGCGATTCGAGTGCGACCGAGGCCCTCGTCTTTTCTCCCCTCCGTCTAGCGGACAAACCTCCCCAACCCAAGTACCCAAACTATACGCTGCCGGGGCCCGAGCTGTCTCTTCCCGACTTCAAGGCGATCCTGAACgggagcgaggcggcgaaCAACAATACGTTCCTCTTCGGCGGGCGTGCACAGTCCGTGACCTTTGTCGTGCTCCCGACGTCATCGACACCGTCCGAGTTGAGCAATAGCGCTGCCGCGATCAGAGCGGAAGTCGcgctcctcccacccgcgGACACGCCGACAGTGAACAGCAACGGAAGCATGTGGACAACGGTGGGCGGCACCGCCGGGTTCCGAGACTACGTGGTTTTCGGCAACCTCAAGCCCAGCACCAACTACACGGTATGGGCggtcggcgcggacggCATCACAATGTCGCAGCCCGCGTGGTTCACGACTAAGCAGGCGACCTTCCGCTgcccgctcctcctcccgacGACCATGTGCCCTGGCGTGGGATATgcctcgccgctctccGATAGCCCGAGTACGCTCTCGGCCATTCCGCAAGAGTACGCCGACTTCATCGCCGCTAGCCTGCAAGCGTTCGAGGTCTCGGTGCTCACAGGTGCCTGCGGGCGCGACCGGTACTCGTTTGTGTCGGACTGCGCCGACTGTTACGCGGCCTACCGCGAGTGGTTGTGCCGTCTCGTACTGCCCCAATgcgctggcgacgacgtggcGTTTGTCGATGTCGATCCCAGCGGCCCGCAATCCCCATACCGCCTCGACCGGACACTCGAGTCTCCGCGCAACACCAATATCTCGAGCAGCACGGGAACCCCAACATACCCTATCGACTATTTCGAGCTCATGCCGTGCATCAATACATGCACGCGTGTCTCGCAGCTCTGTCCCTCCTCACTGCAATGGAACTGTCCCCGGCGCCACTTCAACGCTAATGAGAGCTACGCCTTCGTAACAGGCAACAACGCCC
- a CDS encoding uncharacterized protein (Glycosyl transferase family 90), whose translation MPPLNRYLGLVFIIAIVVTLHFLFFSPSPLDLSVIIPAGSRTRPPPNYNPGLAPGHGSPQAVSLGQPVAAMTHHPLQTLNDDLLPNDLEFDERGLLTFDSDKHNGHPVELLIERAKLIVAAMEERISKVDSIQAAVADYKAAYGMVPPRGFDAWFKYTQETKAVSASSLLSMAQKPFVQYLSLSGPELRKRIDTEATNELMFSFTFVPNGEGDMGTECDSEPGWFPEDYSKRGRGRVKVNGASAWKFRCNNTLSLLLPVLKHLPDEFFTMSPPVTMLFHTDDGPRGQVHHGFQTRAESMGKVFKTWSPQQLEAAENAMRWTSGWQWTCPDDSPLKRSEVDIVLNDMPLHQTAVNRKDFVADYNMAMDVCYNPNLRDLQSAALLDMRFSNVPLAPYVSQCRTLRSSDIVAVPLDGAWDEPQIIPWTEKKPMVFWRGSATGLYHDLKFPWQKSQRERLHTFANNMSDITVPVLVDSDGDAKTAHFRVKDMSTKWFDIGLAGGPVQCNDKDGSCERLDKAFKWRTYVNKEESVANKFVVDVDGNAWSSRFRRLLASNNVVMKASMYPEWLSQLLVPWYHYVPVRADYSDIYDIMAFFDGAPDRSTKGRDDLAEEIAKNALHLTKTRWRDQDMASFMLLMMLEYWRMLHDDREAGSFRLGRTPV comes from the exons ATGCCCCCATTAAACCGCtacctcggcctcgtcttcatcatcgccatcgTTGTCACCCTTCATTTTCTCTTCTTCAGTCCCTCGCCCCTTGACTTGAGCGTCATTATTCCAGCCGGATCACGAACAAGGCCACCTCCCAACTATAACCCGGGCTTGGCACCAGGCCATGGTTCACCACAAGCGGTCAGCCTCGGGCAACCAGTTGCAGCAATGACACACCACCCTCTGCAGACCCTCAACGACGACTTGCTCCCAAACGACCTAGAGTTTGACGAACGGGGTCTCTTGACCTTTGATTCGGACAAGCACAACGGTCATCCTGTCGAGTTGCTCATTGAGCGTGCCAAACTCATAGTGGCCGCGATGGAAGAGCGCATATCCAAGGTTGACTCTATCCAGGCCGCCGTCGCAGACTACAAGGCCGCGTATGGCATGGTACCTCCACGTGGCTTTGACGCTTG GTTCAAGTACACGCAGGAGACCAAGGCTGTCTCGGCCTCATCATTGCTGTCCATGGCACAAAAGCCGTTTGTTCAGTACCTTTCGCTCTCTGGGCCCGAGCTGAGGAAGCGCATCGACACTGAGGCTACCAACGAGTTAATGTTCTCATTCACATTTGTGCCAAACGGAGAAGGCGACATGGGTACCGAGTGTGATAGCGAGCCGGGCTGGTTCCCTGAAGACTACTCAAAGCGAGGGCGTGGCCGTGTCAAGGTCAATGGCGCATCTGCATGGAAGTTTCGCTGCAA CAACAcgctctccctcctcctccccgtGCTCAAGCACCTCCCGGACGAGTTCTTCACCATGAGTCCGCCTGTGACCATGCTGTTCCACACCGACGATGGTCCACGAGGGCAAGTTCA CCACGGCTTCCAAACTCGTGCGGAAAGCATGGGTAAGGTGTTCAAGACTTGGTcgccgcagcagctcgaggcggcggagaaTGCCATGCGCTGGACGTCAGGCTGGCAGTGGACGTGCCCGGATGACAGTCCCCTGAAGCGCTCCGAGGTCGACATTGTGCTCAACGACATGCCACTGCACCAGACGGCAGTGAACCGCAAGGACTTTGTGGCCGATTACAACATGGCCATGGACGTTTGCTACAACCCCAACCTGCGTGATCTACAATCTGCCGCGCTGCTTGACATGCGCTTTTCCAACGTCCCACTCGCGCCGTACGTGTCACAGTGCCGTACGCTGCGCAGCTCGGAcatcgtcgccgtcccTCTTGACGGTGCGTGGGATGAACCGCAGATCATCCCGTGGACCGAAAAGAAGCCGATGGTGTTCTGGCGCGGCTCTGCGACCGGGCTTTACCACGACCTCAAGTTTCCCTGGCAAAAGTCGCAGCGAGAGCGGTTACACACCTTTGCCAACAACATGTCAGACATAACGGTGCCGGTGCTCGTTGACTCTGACGGTGACGCCAAGACCGCCCACTTCCGCGTCAAGGACATGAGTACCAAGTGGTTTGATATTGGGCTGGCTGGTGGGCCAGTACAGTGCAACGATAAGGACGGCTCGTGCGAACGCCTTGACAAGGCTTTCAAGTGGCGCACGTACGTgaacaaggaggagagcgtgGCAAACAAGTTTgttgtcgacgtcgacggcaacGCGTGGAGTTCGCGCTTCCGCCGGCTCCTGGCCTCGAACAATGTCGTCATGAAGGCGAGCATGTACCCCGAGTGGCTCTCACAACTACTCGTCCCGTGGTACCATTATGTACCGGTGCGGGCAGACTATTCGGACATTTA CGACATTATGGCTTTCTTCGATGGCGCACCAGACAGGTCAACCAAAGGACGTGACGACCTGGCCGAAGAGATTGCCAAGAATGCGCTGCACCTCACCAAGACGCGGTGGCGCGATCAGGACATGGCGTCGTTCATGCTCCTCATGATGCTCGAGTACTGGCGGATGCTGCATGACGACCGCGAGGCCGGCTCGTTCCGGCTGGGGAGGACTCCGGTTTGA
- a CDS encoding uncharacterized protein (clavaminate synthase-like protein) yields MDPIRISYNTLRTNPSSLKDAIQAGLGSQSGALGVVLIQDLPPSYTSLRTRLLNQAPILASLPSYEKRRLESPETTYSFGWSHGKEVMNGQPDTAKGSYYANPLVDTPAVSEDKKNAYPEYYAGNIWPDVAELQDFEGAFKALGGFVAEVGFALAEACDAVGFSPGVAPLIKESQSNKARLLHYFPSPAGSRADDACGTHIDHSLLTGLCSAVYLQPRDGGLVAVPPPSPNAGLWIYPRESKEAVKVQIPPDCLAFQTGEALEVLSDGRLAATPHYVSGGTGSDDVSRETFAFFLQPDVDDVIGTDGETFGQFTKRVLERHYADGTATI; encoded by the exons ATGGACCCAATCCGCATCTCATACAACACACTCCGCACAAACCCATCCTCACTCAAGGACGCCATCCAAGCCGGCCTAGGCTCACAGTCGGGAGCGCTCGGCGTGGTTCTTATCCAAG ACCTTCCCCCATCTTATACCTCCCTCCGTACTCGTCTCCTCAACCAAGCTCCAATCCTCGCCTCACTCCCATCCTATGAGAAGAGGCGGCTAGAGTCACCAGAAACCACATACTCCTTCGGCTGGTCCCATGGCAAGGAGGTCATGAACGGG CAACCAGACACAGCCAAGGGTAGCTACTACGCCAACCCGCTCGTCGACACCCCAGCCGTCAGTGAAGACAAGAAGAATGCGTATCCCGAATACTACGCCGGCAACATCTGGCCTGACGTGGCGGAGTTGCAGGACTTTGAGGGGGCGTTCAAGGC GTTAGGTGGcttcgtcgccgaggtcgggTTCGCGTTGGCGGAAGCGTGTGATGCTGTCGGGTTCT CCCCGGGAGTTGCCCCCCTCATCAAGGAGAGCCAGAGTAATAAGGCCCGCCTGCTGCATTACTTTCCGTCGCCGGCTGGGAGTCGGGCTGATGACGCGTGCGGGACGCATATTGACCATTCGCTGTTGACGGGGTTGT GCTCTGCAGTCTACCTCCAACCCCGGGATGGcgggctcgtcgccgttcccccgccctcccccaATGCCGGACTCTGGATCTATCCTCGCGAGAGTAAGGAGGCTGTCAAGGTCCAGATTCCGCCTGACTGCTTGG CGTTCCAGACCGGCGAGGCACTCGAGGTCCTCTCTGACGGCCGACTGGCCGCCACGCCGCACTATGTCAGTGGCGGGACTGGGAGCGACGACGTTAGTCGCGAGACGTTTGCCTTCTTCCTCCA accagacgtcgacgacgtgatcggcaccgacggcgagacgTTTGGCCAGTTCACCAagcgcgtgctcgagcgACACTACGCCGACGGCACGGCCACCATATAA
- a CDS encoding uncharacterized protein (Tudor domain) yields the protein MSTRAIVKSVLSGDTVIVRPKEAPARGQATKERVLHLAGTTAPRVGTASRDDEPFAFPAREFLCSHLVGKEVAFTVTHTLPSGGEFATVLSAPPGPGKPPQDVATLVVENGWAKARDNAPEALKEAEGRAQAENRGLWAAQPDQLTVAFSMPSDPHAFIAEHAGEIDAIVEQVRDGTQLRVRLMLDENHHQIINLVIAGAKSPRASITRDGELQAAEPWGEEAKFFTEARILQRHIKVRLLSAPVSLNSAPFQTTEGGGLPAPVQGASFIIGQAIHPNGNIAEFLSSAGLAKVIDWHAGILAPYGGLEKLRAAEKSAKERRVGLWEGYGATKAANGAGAAVASSTTKGQSFEATVVRIWGPDQLSIVAKGDSPTKDRRVQLASVRGPRGADAKNSYYAAEAKEFLRKRLVGKVVNVHIDYVKPKDGEYEERECVTIKYGGNQNNVSEQLIEKGLATVLRHRRDDEDRSMEYDKLVLAEQAAAAETKGLHSPKEVSLPRIVDASENNSRAAQFLPSWKRHGKHNAVVDFVSAGSRFKLLLPKESAKITFVLAGIRAPRTARNPNEKSEPYGNEAHRFASRALQRDVEVTFDSTDKQGGFIGGMFIGNNNVAVDLVRNGLATVHEPSARNLPFGGELLAAEEAAKNERKNIWADFDDEQEVAPTVDTGSALPPQYLDVCVSSVRESDPFTFSYQELDETNMAALERLMSDFGLHHRNQSNAAPAGWTPKTGELVSAKFSEDNTWYRARVKRASGMKKEAHVYFIDYGNEETMPFSRIRPLDQKFKNLPGQAKEARLSFVKLPPRDSEYGGEAWRRFGDLTIGRKLVANVDQREGNLVHLRLIDPTDPNSAEDPLACVNADLVREGLAALDKGLRYLGAYPQIVKKIQQAAEGAKIDRLGMFELGDVSED from the exons ATGTCTACACGCGCG ATCGTAAAGT CCGTGCTCTCCGGCGACACGGTGATCGTGCGTCCGAAGGAGGCACCCGCCCGTGGTCAAGCCACTAAGGAGCG CGTCCTCCACTTGGCCGGCACAACAGCCCCGCGCGTCGGCACGGCGTCGCGTGATGACGAGCCCTTTGCCTTCCCCGCCCGCGAGTTCCTCTGCTCCCACCTGGTTGGCAAGGAGGTCGCGTTCACCGTCACGCACACCCTCCCCTCCGGCGGCGAGTTTGCCACGGTCCTTTCTGCCCCACCAGGGCCAGGCAAGCCGCCACAGGATGTCGCTACGCTGGTGGTCGAGAACGGGTGGGCAAAGGCACGCGACAACGCGCCTGAGGCACtcaaggaggctgagggTCGGGCTCAGGCCGAGAACCGTGGGCTGTGGGCCGCACAACCTGACCAGCTCACTGTTGCGTTCTCGATGCCCTCCGACCCGCACGCCTTCAttgccgagcacgccggcgagatcgacgccatcgtcgAGCAGGTCCGCGACGGCACGCAGCTCCGTGTGCGTCTGATGTTGGACGAGAACCACCACCAGAtcatcaacctcgtcaTTGCCGGTGCCAAGAGCCCTCGCGCCAGCATTACGCGCGACGGTGAGCTACAGGCAGCCGAGCCGTGGGGTGAGGAAGCCAAGTTCTTCACCGAGGCTCGAATCCTCCAGCGCCACATCAAGGTCCGCCTTCTCTCCGCTCCCGTGTCCCTCAACTCGGCACCGTTCCAAACCACCGAGGGTGGCGGCCTTCCCGCGCCCGTGCAGGGCGCTAGCTTCATCATCGGCCAGGC TATCCACCCCAATGGCAACATTGCAGAGTTCCTCAGCTCTGCCGGTCTTGCCAAGGTCATCGAC TGGCATGCAGGCATCCTCGCGCCGTacggcggcctcgagaaGCTCCGCGCCGCTGAAAAGTCTGCCAAGGAGCGCCGCGTGGGACTGTGGGAGGGATACGGCGCCACCAAGGCCGCGaacggcgctggcgcggctGTTGCCAGCTCCACGACTAAGGGGCAGTCCTTCGAGGCCACCGTCGTCCGGATCTGGGGGCCTGACCAGCTGAGCATCGTCGCCAAGGGCGACTCGCCGACCAAGGACCGCCGTGTGCAGCTCGCCTCGGTGCGCGGACCGCGCggtgccgacgccaagaacTCGTACtacgccgccgaggccaaggagtTCCTCCGCAAGCGCCTTGTTGGCAAGGTTGTCAACGTGCACATCGACTACGtcaagcccaaggacggcgagtACGAAGAGCGCGAGTGCGTCACCATCAAGTATGGCGGGAACCAGAACAATGTCTCGGAGCAGCTCATCGAAAAAGGCCTTGCGACCGTGTTAAGgcaccgccgcgacgacgaggaccgcAGCATGGAGTACGACAAGCTCGTACTGGCCGAgcaggccgccgccgccgagaccAAGGGGCTGCACTCGCCTAAGGAGGTGTCACTCCCCCGTATTGTGGATGCGAGCGAGAACaactcgcgcgcggcgcagtTCCTTCCCTCGTGGAAGCGCCATGGCAAGCACAACGCCGTCGTTGACTTTGTCTCGGCAGGCAGCCGCTtcaagctcctccttcccaaGGAGAGCGCCAAAATCACGTTCGTGCTCGCTGGTATCCGTGCGCCGCGCACTGCTCGTAACCCCAACGAGAAGAGCGAGCCATATGGCAACGAGGCACACCGCTTTGCCTCCCGCGCTCTGCAGCGTGATGTCGAAGTCACGTTTGACAGCACGGATAAGCAGGGCGGATTCATTGGAGGCATGTTCATCGGGAACAACAACGTTGCCGTTGATCTCGTGCGTAATGGTCTCGCTACAGTGCACGagccgagcgcgcgcaaCCTGCCCTTTGGCGGTGAGCTGCTTGCCgctgaggaggccgccaagaACGAGCGCAAGAAC atctGGGCCGACTTTGATGACGAGCAGGAGGTCGCGCCAACGGTCGACACCGGCAGCGCACTCCCGCCTCAGTACCTCGACGTCTGCGTGTCGAGCGTTCGCGAAAGTGACCCCTTCACCTTCTCGTACCAGGAGCTGGACGAGACCAACATGGCggccctcgagcgcctcatGTCTGACTTTGGCCTGCACCACCGGAACCAGTCCAacgccgcgccggccgGCTGGACGCCCAAGAcgggcgagctcgtctcgGCAAAGTTCTCCGAGGACAACACGTGGTACCGTGCGCGCGTGAAGCGTGCGTCGGGgatgaagaaggaggccCACGTCTACTTTATCGACTACGGAAACGAGGAGACTATGCCCTTCTCGCGCATCCGTCCTCTGGACCAAAAGTTCAAGAACCTGCCAGGGCAGGCAAAGGAGGCGCGGCTGTCGTTTGTCAAGCTCCCTCCCCGGGACAGCGAGTACGGTGGCGAGGCATGGCGCCGTTTCGGTGACCTCACGATCGggcgcaagctcgtcgccaacgtAGACCAGCGCGAGGGCAACCTCGTCCACCTTCGTCTCATCGACCCGACGGACCCCAACTCGGCTGAGGACCCGCTGGCCTGCGtcaacgccgacctcgtgcgcgagggtctcgctgcgctcgacaagggcCTCAGGTACCTCGGCGCATACCCGCAGATAGTCAAGAAGATCCAGCaggctgccgagggcgCCAAGATCGACCGCCTTGGCATGtttgagcttggcgacgtGAGCGAGGACtag
- the DUG3 gene encoding uncharacterized protein (Glutamine amidotransferases class-II) has translation MCRFIVYKGAEPIQVSHLVTRPRHSITNQAFESKLRFPSSRPMNADGFGIGWYDPVLAEVPVASDSAPAAAPGPVPPTPIPSLPSMLRTGTPAPAPSPPSVPIDGAVIPPESEAEEMAEEDTRAREVAKLREEEREHEIEKPCIFKSISPAWSNANLTRLAEKLRSHLVFAHVRASTMAGAPSEDNCHPWIFDRLMWMHNGEISDFPKIKRALQASLPEELFLYPSGYTDSEWAFMVFLSMLKDPHARSFTHAELREAMMKTIRFINKLCKDAGVSGPSLMNYVVTDGHTVVATRYISSRTQEASSLFFSSGTSFDEYEPNAGLYRMTKADKRERIIMIASEPLTFERADWVEVKTNMMIVITPKMNLLQIPIIDEYWVAPQDPASHARSPDLAIQLGFGHGFAYDNVAATA, from the exons ATGTGCCGCTTT ATTGTGTACAAAGGCGCCGAGCCGATCCAGGTCTCGCACCTCGTAACCCGGCCCCGACACAGTATCACAAACCAGGCCTTTGAGAGCAAGCTCCgcttcccctcctcgcgcccCATGAAC GCCGACGGTTTCGGTATCGGGTGGTACGaccccgtcctcgccgaggtgccTGTAGCCAGCGACTCGGCACCAGCGGCAGCACCCGGTCCCGTCCCTCCAACTCCTATCCCGTCTCTCCCCTCCATGCTGCGCACTGGTACCCCAGCCCCTGCGCCTTCGCCACCGAGCGTGCCGATTGACGGGGCCGTGATTCCGCCCGAGAGCGAAgcggaggagatggcggaGGAAGATACGCGGGCacgcgaggtcgccaagctccgTGAAGAAGAGCGGGAACACGAGATTGAGAAGCCTTGCATCTTCAAGAGCATCAGTCCT gccTGGAGTAATGCCAACCTCACGCGCCTGGCTGAGAAACTGCGCAGCCACCTCGTATTCGCGCATGTGCGTGCATCGACAATGGCTGGTGCGCCAAGTGAGGATAACTGCCATCCGTGGATCTTTGACCGTCTGATG tggATGCATAACGGAGAGATCAGCGATTTCCCCAAGATCAAGCGCGCGCTACAGGCCAGCCTACCCGAGGAACTCTTCCTATACCCCTCAGGCTACACGGATTCCGAGTGGGCGTTCATGGTCTTCCTCTCTATG TTGAAGGACCCCCACGCACGCAGCTTTACGCACGCCGAACTGCGCGAGGCGATGATGAAGACGATCCGCTTCATCAACAAACTCTGCAAGGACGCCGGGGTG TCCGGACCAAGTTTGATGAACTACGTTGTCACAGATGGGCATACGGTCGTGGCCACGCGGTATATTAGCAGCCGGACGCAGGaggcgtcgtcgctcttcttctcgagcgGGACGAGCTTTGACGAGTACGAGCCCAATGCGGGGTTGTATCGCATGACCAAGGCGGATaagcgcgagcgcatcATCATGATCGCGAGCGAGCCGCTTACGTttgagcgcgccgactgggtcgaggtcaagacgAACATGATGATTGTCATTACGCCAAAG atgAACCTCCTCCAGATCCCTATCATTGACGAATACTGGGTCGCGCCCCAGGACCCCGCGAGCcacgcgcgctcgcccgaCCTCGCGATCCAGCTTGGTTTCGGACACGGTTTCGCGTACGACAACGTGGCCGCTACGGCCTAG